The Chanodichthys erythropterus isolate Z2021 chromosome 12, ASM2448905v1, whole genome shotgun sequence genome contains a region encoding:
- the LOC137031902 gene encoding adhesion G protein-coupled receptor L1-like: MALSLWLLWMCPVLLSNIAPSEQGLSRAAMPFGLMRRELACEGYPIELRCPGSDVIMIETANYGRTDDKICDADPFQMENVQCYQPDAFKIMSHRCNNRTQCVVVAGADVFPDPCPGTYKYLEIQYECVPYIFVCPGTLMRVLEPSSVREAEHQSGAWCKDPLQAGDRLYVMPWTPYRTDMLYEYASWDDYIQNKVTTTYKLPSRVDGTGFVVYDGAVFYNKERTRNIVKYDLRTRIKSGEAIIATANYHDTSPYRWGGKSDIDLAVDEHGLWVIYATEANSGRLVVSQVNPYTLRFEGTWQTSFEKRMASDAFVACGILYAVRSVYQDDDSEVGGDLILYAYDTRRNREEPVRIPFPNPYQHISSISYNPRDNQLYVWNNYIVLRYPLEFSPPQPTTDPLSTPLLSTTPPNALSTTVSMGFSPTSIPSVTFHPVGAINRAPAGRPITATVPVTVRPPRRPQGPRTPMCDGRVTRGVQWPPTHRGETVERPCPKGSLGIASYQCMADDVVWNPRGPDLSNCTSPWVSQVAQKIKSGENAAHIAAVLVNHTRGRVYAGDVTSSVRLMEQLLDILDSQLQALRPGNKESATRNYNKLQKRERTCRAFIQAVVQTVDNLLRLEALESWQDMNVTEQSHTATMLLDVMEKGAFLLANNLYGGHFSDRAPNIDLEVYVLNTEMELKDLSFPNSYDSDSTIHVSSSTIKQYSRNGQVKVVFTLYKNLGSFLSTQNATVKTDGEPKAGGHSLAVNSHIISASMNKESSRVFLTEPVKFTLRHLQLENHFNPNCSFWNYSERSMTGQWSSQGCRRTHSNNTHTTCACSHLTNFAVLMNHQQPAYPGGVQGLILFVITWVGMVISLVCLALCISTFCCLRGLQSDRTTIHKNLCLTLFISQLLFLIGMDKTHYTVVCPVLAGLLHFFLLSVFCWLCMETVQLYVLMVEVFESETSRRKYYYLSAYGFPTLVVAISTAIDYRSYGGPKVCWLRVDNYFIWTFIGPASLVILLNLAVLVITVHRMLRHSTVLKPDSSRFDNIKCWTVSSVTLLLLVSLTWIFGLLFINDNSVVMAYLFTSFNALHGMFIFLLHCALQKKVQKEYSKCLRQSPCCGHASSTSSHGSLKSSAHRGNNRYYGGSQSRHAPAQRQSRIRRMWNDTVRRQTESSFMAAEINNTPTLTRGTMGNHHLLANPMLQTRSGSSPYNTLLAETFNPPSPAVFNATEGTLSRSRESCGLEGVRLNGNYNNSYSLHGGSSDLLGGVPVGSGGVSGEVSPALLTPRGAEPASSLRRNLSDAAALEKMIISELVQSNLRPSTDRYGNGTNSTMQRQDYATSTSHREPPQRPLPRPPPPPPQDEEELLYKALEKPRLPDKPRLPDKPRLPDKPRLLEHAQSVFYQSEEDSESFSAEITDSVGGAGPDSASLYARDRDSSYPDSSPEALGAEPHPTLPPDELYFSAGRQAHISAFYQPPPRRTNDEARLGLQPSQGEADGQMQLVTSL, translated from the exons ATGGCGCTGTCACTGTGGTTACTGTGGATGTGTCCTGTGTTGCTGAGCAACATTGCTCCCTCCGAACAAG GTCTGAGCCGAGCAGCGATGCCCTTCGGTCTGATGAGGAGAGAGTTGGCGTGTGAGGGATACCCCATCGAGCTGCGCTGCCCaggaagtgatgtcatcatgaTCGAGACGGCCAACTACGGCCGCACAGATGACAAGATCTGTGACGCAGACCCCTTCCAGATGGAGAACGTGCAGTGCTACCAGCCAGACGCGTTCAAGATTATGTCACACAG gtgtaATAACAGGACCCAGTGTGTGGTCGTCGCCGGGGCAGATGTGTTTCCTGATCCCTGTCCTGGCACTTACAAATACCTGGAGATCCAGTATGAGTGTGTCCCTTACA TCTTCGTTTGTCCCGGAACATTAATGCGAGTGTTGGAGCCCAGTTCCGTGCGGGAGGCGGAGCATCAGTCGGGGGCGTGGTGTAAGGACCCTCTGCAAGCGGGCGATAGGCTGTATGTGATGCCCTGGACGCCCTATCGCACAGATATGCTGTATGAATATGCTTCCTGGGATGACTACATCCAAAACAAGGTCACCACCACCTATAA GTTGCCGAGTCGAGTGGATGGCACCGGTTTCGTCGTGTATGACGGTGCTGTGTTTTACAATAAGGAACGTACACGCAACATTGTGAAATACGACCTGCGAACTCGCATCAAGAGCGGGGAAGCCATTATTGCGACCGCCAACTACCACGACACATCGCCGTACCGCTGGGGAGGGAAATCCGACATCGACCTAGCGGTGGACGAGCATGGACTCTGGGTCATATACGCCACTGAAGCCAACAGCGGACGTCTGGTTGTTAGCcag GTGAACCCGTACACGCTGCGCTTTGAGGGGACGTGGCAGACGAGCTTCGAGAAGCGCATGGCGTCAGACGCGTTCGTGGCGTGTGGCATCTTGTACGCCGTTCGTTCCGTGTACCAGGACGATGACAGCGAGGTGGGCGGAGACCTGATCCTGTACGCCTACGACACGCGGCGTAACCGCGAGGAGCCGGTGAGGATCCCGTTCCCCAACCCGTACCAACACATCTCGTCCATCAGCTACAACCCCAGAGACAACCAGCTATACGTCTGGAACAACTACATCGTCCTGCGGTACCCGCTGGAGTTCAGCCCGCCGCAGCCCACCACAG ATCCTCTCTCGACGCCTCTTCTCTCCACCACTCCTCCGAATGCGCTCTCCACCACGGTGTCGATGGGCTTCAGCCCCACGTCCATCCCGTCCGTGACCTTCCACCCGGTGGGAGCCATAAACAGAGCTCCGGCAGGGCGGCCCATCACAGCCACGGTCCCGGTGACCGTCAGGCCTCCCCGCCGACCGCAGGGGCCGCGCACACCCATGTGCGATGGCCGCGTGACCCGCGGGGTGCAGTGGCCTCCGACTCACCGAGGAGAAACGGTGGAGAGACCGTGTCCCAAAGGATCCCTCG GTATAGCCTCGTATCAGTGTATGGCAGATGACGTGGTGTGGAACCCCAGAGGTCCTGACCTCAGCAACTGCACCTCACCCTGGGTCAGCCAGGTCGCTCAAAAG ATTAAGAGTGGGGAGAACGCAGCACATATCGCTGCTGTACTTGTCAATCACACACGGGGGCGGGTCTATGCTggtgatgtcacttcctctgtgcGTCTGATGGAGCAGCTGTTGGACATTCTGGACTCACAGCTGCAGGCGCTCCGACCCGGAAACAAGGAGTCAGCCACACGCAACTACAATAAg CTTCAGAAGAGAGAACGGACCTGCCGAGCGTTTATTCAG GCGGTGGTGCAGACGGTGGATAACCTGCTGCGTTTGGAGGCGCTGGAGTCGTGGCAGGACATGAACGTCACAGAGCAGTCGCACACCGCCACCATGCTGCTCGACGTCATGGAGAAAGGAGCGTTTCTATTGGCCAATAACCTCTACGGGGGTCACTTCAGCGACCGCGCTCCGAACATCG atctGGAGGTGTATGTGCTCAACACTGAGATGGAGCTGAAGGATCTGTCGTTCCCCAACTCGTATGACAGCGACAGCACCATCCACGTGTCCTCGTCCACCATCAAGCAGTACAGCCGCAACG GTCAGGTCAAGGTGGTTTTCACGCTCTACAAGAATCTGGGCTCGTTTCTCTCCACTCAAAACGCCACGGTGAAGACGGACGGCGAGCCGAAGGCGGGAGGACACAGTCTGGCCGTCAACTCCCACATCATCTCTGCCTCCATGAATAAAGAGTCCAGCCGCGTGTTTCTGACCGAACCTGTCAAGTTCACACTGCGACACCTGCag CTGGAGAACCACTTCAATCCCAACTGTTCGTTCTGGAATTACTCGGAGCGCTCGATGACGGGGCAGTGGTCGTCGCAGGGCTGCAGACGTACACACAGCAACAACACGCACACCACCTGTGCCTGCTCACATCTCACCAACTTCGCTGTGCTCATGAACCACCAGCAGCCCGCC TATCCCGGCGGCGTTCAGGGTCTGATCCTCTTCGTCATCACGTGGGTGGGGATGGTGATCTCTCTGGTGTGTCTGGCTCTGTGTATCTCCACCTTCTGCTGCCTGCGGGGCCTTCAGAGCGACCGCACCACCATCCACAAGAACCTCTGCCTCACGCTCTTCATCTCACAGCTCCTCTTCCTCATCGGCATGGATAAGACACATTACACT gtTGTGTGTCCGGTTCTGGCCGGTCTGCTGCACTTCTTCCTGCTGTCCGTGTTCTGCTGGCTCTGTATGGAGACGGTGCAGCTGTACGTGCTGATGGTGGAGGTGTTTGAAAGCGAGACGTCTCGTCGTAAGTACTACTACCTCTCCGCCTACGGCTTCCCCACGCTGGTGGTGGCCATTTCCACAGCCATCGACTACCGGAGCTACGGAGGACCCAAAGT CTGCTGGTTGAGGGTGGATAACTACTTCATCTGGACGTTTATCGGCCCCGCCTCCCTCGTTATCCTG CTGAACCTGGCAGTGCTGGTCATCACCGTCCACCGTATGCTGCGTCACTCCACCGTGCTGAAACCAGACTCCAGCCGCTTTGACAACATCAA gtgcTGGACGGTCAGTTCTGTGACGCTGCTGTTACTGGTGTCTCTGACGTGGATCTTTGGCCTCCTGTTCATCAACGACAACAGCGTGGTGATGGCCTACCTCTTCACCTCCTTCAACGCCCTGCACGGCATGTTCATCTTCCTCCTGCACTGCGCCCTGCAGAAGAAG GTGCAGAAAGAATATAGCAAATGCTTGCGTCAATCACCCTGCTGTGGCCACGCCTCCTCCACCAGTTCCCACGGTTCCCTAAAGAGCTCCGCCCATCGAGGCAACAATCGCTACTACGGCGGCAGCCAATCACGGCACGCACCAGCACAAAGACAG agtcGCATCAGGAGGATGTGGAATGACACTGTTCGACGGCAGACAGAATCGTCCTTCATGGCAGCTGAGATCAACAACACACCCACACTCACCCGAG GCACTATGGGTAATCATCACCTCCTAGCCAATCCAATGCTACAGACCCGCTCTGGCTCCTCCCCTTACAACACCTTATTGGCTGAAACATTCAACCCCCCCTCACCAGCAGTTTTCAACGCCACTG AGGGCACACTGTCGCGCAGCCGAGAGTCATGTGGGCTGGAGGGAGTTCGACTGAACGGAAACTACAATAACAGCTACTCGCTGCACGGAGGGAGCTCGGATCTGCTGGGGGGCGTTCCTGTGGGATCAGGGGGCGTGTCTGGAGAAGTCAGCCCCGCCCTTTTGACACCCAGAGGGGCGGAGCCTGCTAGCAGTTTGAGACGGAACCTTTCCGACGCGGCGGCGTTGGAGAAGATGATCATATCCGAGCTAGTGCAGAGCAACCTGCGGCCTTCTACCGATCGATACGGCAACGGAACGAATTCGACAATGCAACGGCAAGATTACGCCACGTCGACGAGTCACCGAGAGCCTCCGCAGCGGCCCTTGCCCCGCCCACCTCCGCCGCCTCCGCAGGATGAGGAGGAGCTGCTGTACAAAGCACTGGAAAAGCCACGTCTGCCGGATAAACCTCGCCTACCGGATAAACCCCGCCTGCCGGATAAGCCCCGCCTCCTGGAGCACGCCCAATCTGTGTTCTACCAGAGCGAGGAGGACTCAGAGAGCTTCTCGGCAGAAATCACTGACAGCGTGGGCGGGGCCGGACCTGACTCCGCCTCCCTGTACGCGCGGGACCGCGACTCGTCCTATCCCGACAGCAGTCCCGAGGCGCTGGGGGCGGAGCCGCACCCCACCCTCCCGCCGGACGAGCTGTACTTCAGCGCGGGACGTCAAGCGCACATCTCGGCCTTTTACCAGCCTCCGCCTCGCAGGACCAACGACGAGGCTCGGCTGGGACTGCAGCCCTCGCAGGGCGAGGCCGACGGACAGATGCAACTGGTGACGAGTCTGTGA